The genomic stretch tttcattaggaagaaactcttgaccttgataccctcctttttctttttgatgtgtgtcaaaaaggggagagtgttcattggagaattattggagaaacccaagttaggttatcgggttaacctaagctaggggaagaatgtcaaggaatgttcgaggaagaacattggaattctttttgatgtgtgtcaaaaatggggagaattattggagaacctaagttaggttatcgggttaacctaaggggagaatgtccagagaatgttcaaggaaagaacattggacattggaagatggttggaaaccctaagttaggttatcgggttaacctaacttgattatgggttttgtcaaacatcaaaaagggggagattgttggtgcaaccttatgtcaaggttgacttggttgacctgactcgagttgacctgactcgagttgtattttgatgtttgacttaggaagatggttggtgcaaccttaggtcaaggttgacctagttgagttgcatgttgatgtttgacactcgtgagagagttctattcttgatgtgagacaagaatagatggttgggagattattggtccaaccctaggtcaaggattgacctggttgacctgaaaagtccaagtatggagacttggcactgggaaagtccaagcagggagcttgtcacgcgaaaagtccaagtatgcagacttggcactggaaaagtccaagcagggagcttggcacgggaaaagtcctggtgagtgaagccaggcagtgggaaagtcctaactgggatgttaggcagtgtggaaagtcctggtgagtgaagccaggcagtgagaaagtcctaactgggatgttaggcaatgtggaaagtcctggtgagtgaagccaggaaagtcctaactgggatgttaggcaatgtgaaaaccctagtgagtgaagctaggtgaaagtcctggtgagtgaagccgggcaagggaaaatccagatggatcaagggtgatcggacatctggtgatgggaagtccaagtaggtcataggagtgaccggatacttggtacggagagaaaagtctaagtgggtcaaagggattgaccggacacttagcggggagtcctagcagtcaaggagtgaccggatgctaggcgcaatgtaccaacagtcaagattgaccggatgttggtttggacttggtttgggcgaaaaccatgatcggatcgatccggtgatcgatccaatgatactaagaatattctgatcggtctagtgaccgatcggtaacaagAGAACTATGAGACTATCGTGGTCTGTCAATCGTCAGCCGATCGGCACCAGAGGAGAGCAgagggctgatcggtccgggaccgatcaagaggtcccgatcggtcccggaccgatcagaggttccgatcggtccatggaccgatcgtgaCCAAGCGAAGGAGGAGgaatggatcggtcgtggaccgatccacatggactgatcggtccacgcatcgattcagCACTAGCTGACGCAACGCCAGATTTCTTcatgtttcttcgttttcttcgcagttTATAAAaggctgctgcgagcctccttcttcttcttcttccttcttcccgcTCTTGGTGTGCTAAGCTTgttgttgagctttgttgagctgctttgaagcttcgcgtgagcttcctataCTTTTTAGACTGATTtcagctgctgcttcttccagtcgaagagaaggcaagaaagtttacatttgtattgtactttatttcttgttttccttgtactcttttcttgctgttgcaagaagtttctgtggcgaggtttctccacccagaaggagagtttttattagccggttttccggggactcatccaccgacggattgattgggttcgtccaccttacggacacgccgaggagtaggagtatcatctccgaacctcgtacatcgctgtgttaaggtttgatattcttcctttcgtttctagtttatttttccgctgcgctaacgaattgtaggaagaaacgagcgatttggggcggctattcacaccccccctctctagccgagtacgaagagatcctaacactcTTTTCTTCTGCTTGCGTAGAGCTAACCCTTCAGGGCAGCTGCTACCATTTGATCCAAAGATTGACAGGACCTTTctgaggagaaggaatttacagaAAGCTTTCCAAGCAGTAAAAGAACCCTCAGGAATGGCCGATAAACTGCTGAAAGATTATGCGGCACCATATGCACGAGGGGTCCAAACCAGTATCACCCGACCACCCATCGAtgttgacaactttgagatcaagcTCGCAGTAATCCACGTGGTCCAGGGAAATCAATTCAGAGGGGGGCCACACGAAGACCCGAATCATCATCTAGAGCTGTTTTATGAAATTTGTGGCACAATGAAGGTGAATGAGGTTCCTCCAGAATTGGTGAGACTGCTTCTTTTCGGATTCTCTCTGAAAGACAGGgccaagcagtggctaaattcTTTACCAGCAGATAGCATATCGTCTTGGGAGTAATGTGAGTAGAAATTCTTAGACAAGTTCTACCCCCAAGCAAGACTGCCCACATGAGGAACCTGATAGCCAGTTTCAAGCAGATAGACTCAAAATccctatttgaagcttgggaccGGTTCAAGAGCATGCagagacagtgcccccatcatggccttgagaagtGGCTGGTTCTACACACCTTCTATAATGGAATAAATTATCATGCGAAGGTGTCATTGGACTCTGTAGcaggaggagcactgatgaacaaaagccttgatgaagctgaagagataatAGAAAATGTGGCACTaaaccaccatcagtgggcatcTGAAAGATCTAGCGGTGCTTTCTCAGGAAATCAGATGAAGGCGTCAGGAAAATTCGAGGTGGATGCATTCACACTCATGTCTACGAAGTTGGACGCCCTGACTAAGAAATTCGAAGCCATGGGTAGCAACACAGCTAATGCAATATTCTGTGCTTGCGACATCTGTGGAAGTGTGGACCACGCCAGGATACTTGCCCCCTGGGACCAATGCAggcacagataaaccaacttgagcaatgcGATGCAATAACGGGCTACAATTAGAGGCAAAATAATctgtactccaacacatacaatccTGGATGGAGGAACCACTCCAACTTTTCATACCGAAATAATCAGGACCAGGGGTCGGCACCTCAGACCTACCAACATGGACAgcaggctcatcaacagtagcAACCTATACAACTATCTaggattgaaaagatgcttgaggaagctctctcggagcaaaaggagatgaGGAGCGAGATCAAGCAACTGACTCAGAGGCTGGAGAACTCAGAAAAACACCAGAAGATGCGAGACAACCAGATAGCCCAGATAGCTCAGTCTGTCTCAAGAGCACAGGGTACATTCCTAGGGAAACCGGATTTAAATCCGATGGAACATTGCAATCGCATTGAGCTGCGGAGCGGACGTACTGTGGGAAACCCTCAAATCATCACTCAGATAGAGGTTGACTTAGAAAAGAAACTCACTCTCCTAATGCCCAATCAGACTCAAAACAGGGATAGAGAAGAGGGTACTAAAAAGATTAGAGAAGCTTGTCAGACTATCCCACAGAATCAGATGATCTCGTTTCCTCAGAAGCTTATaacatcccaaaaggatgaagaatttcacCGGTTTTTGAAAAAGGTTAAAGAGATTTGCGTTGAGGTACCATTGTTAGATGCGCTGCACCAAATGCCGAAGTTCGcaaaatttttaaagggaatCTTATCCAATAGAAGGCAAAAAGGTGACTTCGAGACCATAGCATTGACAGAGGGCTGCAATGCTCTTTTCATGGCGAATTCCCCACCGAAACTTCAGGATCCAGGAAGTTTCTCCATACCGTGCAAAATTAGCTCTGAACTCATACCGAGAGCCTTCTGTGATTTGGGAGCTAGTGTCAGCCTACTCCCATACTCTCTGTGCAAGAAATTGGGACTTCAGAGtattaaactgactactatgaCACTACAGTTTGTTGatcattcatgtagatacccaatgggtatagtggaagacgtgccagtagaagTGGGGGGTTGTGTCATCCCCACGGACTTCATCATTATGGATATGAAGGAGGACCCCAAAATCCTGATCAttcttggaagaccattcctcaCCACGGCAGGAGCCCTCATCGACGTGAAGAATCACAAGCTATCATTGGAGATCGGTAAAGAAAGAATTGAATTTGATTTGTCCAACCCTTCTAACTGCGTCTCCTTTTCCCAGGGAAATCCTAGCAGGATAGATGCACGCAGTGTCGAGGAGCGCACCTTTCGATAAAATTCCCCTCCCGCGGACGACAAGAAGTATATATGTCATGTGCGAGCAAAGCTAAAGGCGCAGACTGGAACACTAACCCTAGGCGGAGAGTCGTGCCTCCATGGGTTTAACCCGCACTGACCGGAATGAGgtcaagctaaagacctaaaacaagcgcttcttgggaggcaacccaagggttttcctttttcattttagTTGATCATTCTGTTATGTGTTTTGTTTCTTTGATAAATTTAGTCAAGTGTTTTATTTTTGATTGTTTCTTTTCAGGATGCGCATGGCCTCCACGAGCTGGTTGTGAGCAGTTCATGGACGTGGAGGCATCGGAGGAGCCGAAACAAAGAAACACGAGTCATCTCGAACTAAAAGGAGgtggtcgtgcaaccttgcacggtcatGTGAGCCAACAGAGGAGCAAAAGCCACATGTCGTGCCActcggcacggccgtgtggcctggGCCGAGAGGAAAAAGGGGTTGGTCGTGCCATCAGGCACGGTCGTGCGGAGAAACCTGAGGTGAAGGAGGTCTGGGCCGTGCCACTCGGCACGACCGTGTGCCCACAACCGAGAGGAGAAAGGAGGAGGTAATGCAGAACCCGGTCTAACCcggccgtgtctataagacacggtcgtgccccacCCCGTGTGGCACCGCCTACCTCCTCCAAGAAACCCTAGCCTCTACCTTCCTCTCTCCCAAAAACCTCCCCCACCCCGATACACCTCATCTAACCCTAATTTCTCCCTCTAGAGTCCACTTTttcttagatctacatctagatctaacagATTCCCAAGCCTAGACTTTGGAAAAGGAAGCTAACCCCCTACTCCTCCTCTCCCTTGCTCCTACCCTCTCACCATGtcgcagatcttgaagagacttcgccGGGGAAGTGGTGGATCTGGAGAAGGAGATGCACCAGGAGGTgacaaaggaaaagggaaagcTTCATCATCAAGAGACAAAGGGAAGATGGtagcacgcgacgaaggtaacgagaatacatttaatattatttttagaaatcaagatcaaaaagctagatatgataaccTTGTCGCTAGGAAAATTGTATGCACGAAATATATGGATCCCGCCACtatggatatgctaggaattagggatgatattgattggatgattaactctttagattggaatgatataatGTACTGTCATGCACCAACTTACCCTCGTCTAGTGCTTAAATTTTTGAGTTTGCTTGATGCTAAATATTCATCTGAAGAGGACTacatagggatcataacttttaggatgatgaacaaagaggTTCGGTGGACTTTTAATGATTTTAATGATTATTTTGGTTTACCTAGTGGAGATGCCCGAGGATTTGATAGTGGGATTAGATGGAACGAATTTTGGAGGTCGATAACCGGATCGAACGACCCTTATGAACCCTTTAGAGCCAAGGCATCCCGCATacaaaacccgacctttagatacatGCACCGAATGATGAGCAGAAcaatctttggtcgaggagataGTGACGGGGTAATTAAAAAGACTAAACTTTATTGTCTTTGGGCAATGCTGaagaaagttgattttgattccgggTTCCATTTTCTGCAAACCTTAGTAAGAGCAGTTAGGGCATCTTCGAGGACAATCGTATTTGGTGGATTGATTACTCCAATAGCACATAATTtaggttgtgagcttgatggactagaggttattcatggaaatgacaagatcgacattgatccttgtcttgcaatgaagatgatttgtcgggataaGAATGGGTTTGCCTTTCCTAGGGCCTTTGGTTTCCCTCTACCCCTCCCTTAccccgagcgcacttcagtttGCAATCCCGCAAATTGGATGATCACTG from Zingiber officinale cultivar Zhangliang chromosome 5B, Zo_v1.1, whole genome shotgun sequence encodes the following:
- the LOC121986737 gene encoding uncharacterized protein LOC121986737, translating into MLEEALSEQKEMRSEIKQLTQRLENSEKHQKMRDNQIAQIAQSVSRAQGTFLGKPDLNPMEHCNRIELRSGRTVGNPQIITQIEVDLEKKLTLLMPNQTQNRDREEGTKKIREACQTIPQNQMISFPQKLITSQKDEEFHRFLKKVKEICVEVPLLDALHQMPKFAKFLKGILSNRRQKGDFETIALTEGCNALFMANSPPKLQDPGSFSIPCKISSELIPRAFCDLGASVSLLPYSLCKKLGLQMEDVPVEVGGCVIPTDFIIMDMKEDPKILIILGRPFLTTAGALIDVKNHKLSLEIGKERIEFDLSNPSNCVSFSQGNPSRIDARSVEERTFR